In one window of Pseudomonas putida DNA:
- a CDS encoding urease subunit beta, with amino-acid sequence MIPGEIQVAAGDIELNVGRETVSVSVANHGDRPVQVGSHYHFYEVNDALVFEREPARGFRLDIPAGTAVRFEPGQSRTVQLVAYAGKREVYGFQGKVMGALEGKA; translated from the coding sequence ATGATTCCCGGAGAAATCCAGGTCGCCGCAGGCGACATCGAACTCAATGTCGGCCGTGAAACGGTCAGCGTCAGCGTTGCCAATCATGGCGACCGCCCGGTGCAGGTCGGCTCGCACTACCACTTCTACGAAGTCAACGATGCGCTGGTGTTCGAGCGCGAACCAGCCCGGGGCTTTCGCCTGGACATCCCCGCCGGCACCGCCGTGCGTTTCGAGCCTGGCCAGTCACGTACCGTGCAGTTGGTGGCCTACGCTGGCAAGCGTGAGGTGTATGGCTTCCAGGGCAAGGTGATGGGCGCGCTGGAGGGCAAGGCATGA
- a CDS encoding urease subunit gamma: MELTPREKDKLLLFTAALVAERRLARGLKLNYPEAVALISAAVMEGARDGRTVAELMSLGREVLSRDQVMEGVPELIPDVQVEATFPDGTKLVTVHEPIV, translated from the coding sequence ATGGAGCTGACCCCGAGAGAGAAAGACAAACTGCTGCTGTTCACGGCCGCGCTGGTCGCCGAGCGCCGCCTGGCCCGTGGATTGAAGCTCAACTACCCGGAAGCTGTGGCACTGATCAGCGCCGCAGTGATGGAGGGCGCGCGTGACGGTCGCACGGTCGCCGAACTGATGAGCCTGGGCCGCGAGGTGCTCAGCCGTGACCAGGTCATGGAGGGCGTGCCGGAGCTGATCCCCGACGTCCAGGTGGAAGCGACCTTCCCCGATGGCACCAAGCTTGTGACGGTCCACGAGCCTATCGTCTGA
- a CDS encoding urease accessory protein UreD: MSSAQQFEQSEGDSGWSAHLQLRFVKRGDVTRLGARKHYGPLLVQRPFYPEGAPCHVYILHPPGGIVAGDRLELDIHLEAGSHALLTMPGASKFYRSIGPTAQLAQRFHLAADSTLEWLPHDSIFFDGARARLDSRFTLEPGARLLAWETLCLGRPVMNEHFDHGALDSRLQVELPHEPGLHERLRVEGGHLEKLGGYPLVATFCAAPADTHLLEQVRQVLDDVDTPAGATLLGPLLVIRLLDNDNQHVQRTLQRLWHLLRPAVLGLAPSPPRIWAT, from the coding sequence ATGTCGTCCGCGCAACAATTCGAACAATCTGAAGGCGATAGCGGCTGGAGTGCTCACCTGCAATTGCGCTTCGTCAAGCGCGGGGACGTGACTCGCCTTGGTGCGCGCAAACATTACGGCCCTCTTTTGGTGCAGCGCCCGTTCTATCCTGAAGGCGCGCCGTGTCATGTCTACATCCTTCACCCGCCCGGCGGCATCGTCGCAGGTGACCGACTCGAACTCGATATCCATCTGGAAGCTGGCAGCCACGCGCTGCTGACCATGCCGGGCGCGAGCAAGTTCTACCGCAGCATCGGTCCGACCGCGCAGCTGGCGCAACGCTTCCACCTGGCGGCTGACAGCACGCTGGAATGGCTGCCTCACGACAGCATCTTCTTCGACGGCGCCCGCGCCCGGCTCGACAGCCGTTTCACCCTTGAACCCGGCGCTCGCCTGCTGGCCTGGGAAACCTTGTGCCTGGGCCGTCCGGTAATGAACGAGCACTTCGATCATGGCGCCCTCGACAGCCGACTGCAGGTCGAGCTGCCCCACGAGCCGGGGCTCCACGAGCGCCTGCGCGTAGAGGGCGGGCATCTGGAAAAACTCGGCGGTTATCCGCTGGTCGCGACCTTCTGCGCCGCACCTGCCGACACGCACCTGCTCGAGCAGGTACGCCAGGTGCTCGACGACGTGGACACTCCGGCTGGCGCGACCCTGCTCGGGCCGTTGCTGGTGATTCGCCTGCTCGATAACGACAACCAACATGTGCAACGTACCCTGCAGCGCCTCTGGCATCTGTTGCGCCCGGCCGTCCTGGGCCTGGCGCCGAGCCCGCCGCGCATCTGGGCCACCTGA